Proteins found in one Vagococcus carniphilus genomic segment:
- a CDS encoding FMN-dependent NADH-azoreductase, whose translation MKTLIINAHPDYTNKKHYSVLFQEKFLFNFKKRFPEELPTIINLYEDDIPRIEHGQLLSIWDKEEKNEELNFEEKRLKEISLNLLNQFKNHHRIVLTTPLHNFNVTSKTKDYIDNLLIARETFKYTEDGSVGLMTDDYKLLTIQASGSIYTKEDRYKSLDISSLYIKGIFEEIMGFSAVEFLRLEGTAFLPEDLIISNGEKELNRLMDSFY comes from the coding sequence ATGAAAACACTAATAATAAATGCACATCCTGATTATACAAATAAGAAACATTATTCAGTATTATTCCAAGAGAAGTTTTTATTTAATTTCAAAAAAAGATTTCCTGAAGAACTACCAACGATAATAAATTTGTACGAGGATGACATTCCAAGAATTGAACATGGACAACTTTTGAGTATATGGGATAAGGAAGAAAAAAATGAAGAACTAAATTTTGAGGAAAAGAGATTAAAAGAAATTTCGTTAAATCTATTAAATCAATTTAAAAATCATCATCGTATCGTTTTAACAACTCCCTTACATAATTTTAATGTGACATCAAAAACTAAAGATTATATTGATAATCTTTTAATCGCAAGAGAGACATTCAAATACACAGAAGATGGTTCTGTCGGACTAATGACTGATGACTACAAATTACTTACTATACAAGCAAGTGGTTCCATTTATACAAAAGAAGACAGATATAAATCCTTAGATATCAGTAGTTTATATATTAAGGGGATCTTTGAAGAAATAATGGGATTTTCGGCTGTTGAATTCCTTAGACTTGAAGGGACTGCTTTTCTACCAGAAGACCTCATTATAAGTAATGGAGAGAAAGAGCTAAATCGATTAATGGATTCTTTTTATTAA
- a CDS encoding cold-shock protein: MAQGTVKWFNAEKGFGFITQENGEDVFAHFSAIQGEGFKTLEEGQAVTFEVEEGQRGLQATNIEKA; the protein is encoded by the coding sequence ATGGCACAAGGAACAGTTAAATGGTTTAACGCTGAAAAAGGTTTTGGTTTTATCACTCAAGAAAACGGTGAAGATGTTTTTGCACACTTCTCTGCTATCCAAGGTGAAGGATTCAAAACTTTAGAAGAAGGTCAAGCAGTGACTTTCGAAGTTGAAGAAGGACAACGTGGACTTCAAGCAACTAACATTGAAAAAGCATAA
- a CDS encoding transglycosylase domain-containing protein, protein MFNKKKKKKKRSKSNKRRQLVWHILGMIALLLVLSASIGGFIISKRYSPYSSLLEIQDIDQKITQSFIILDRNDQPLDKNTEIVKFDPIQYEPKWNIDELYLDTLLAVEDNTFYTRKTKGYSIKGTMGAAMSQVKRKMGKDVVSRGGSTIEQQLVKIMVFGTNNKNSVSDKIVQLIDARKLAVKYERDDILKAYLNELRLTPNTVGVKAASIELFGNDMSKIDANDPNQVAQVAFMAGLGQSPSVYIQDFNKSGKARTKTILSIMKENTLISEEMYDKAVAVVNSDKEEFTLKSYKQKGTPKEYQAYVSKVKDELNQLNLPKNMTITVKTYADGNQLKELHNITMGTYPQDDRLPNGYIEHKESLTAISVIDSQTGHIIGLATNSDNPLIPYTSTRSSGSTIKPLLDYAPAIEYAGLTPSTIQNGSSFTVGDWKVKNYGDENYGNVTASFALGLSLNTAAVEAFQMTNDQQKNSMMEPFGLNSYNPNGASYTAEQSINYPTNVLALSSAFSTFGNDGVRVEPTTVKSIQTGSEHIKLSEPESKRAMSSSTAKTMVSMLKEATGASGSEPYAGPKYTGFKQDTYVMKSGLSNFESSVPDSKNKSPDALLAMASPELSIATWIGSPSYVDATYAPTSYPHNTANQGRVYLMNSAFKVMMEGREAKKFKFGNERLINDGQTNQLIPKLEEMSDIDMDDISIENKEIDKKDEAKYNSLEKEYLKTEEKLNRTYQD, encoded by the coding sequence ATGTTTAATAAGAAGAAAAAAAAGAAGAAACGTTCAAAATCTAATAAACGTCGCCAACTAGTATGGCATATACTAGGTATGATAGCTCTGCTGCTTGTCTTATCTGCATCAATTGGTGGATTTATTATCAGCAAACGATATAGTCCCTATAGCTCTCTTCTTGAAATACAAGATATTGATCAAAAGATTACTCAATCTTTTATTATTTTAGATAGAAATGATCAACCTTTAGATAAAAATACAGAGATAGTTAAATTTGATCCTATCCAATATGAACCAAAATGGAATATTGATGAGCTATATTTAGACACACTTTTAGCCGTTGAGGATAATACTTTTTATACAAGAAAAACAAAAGGTTATTCAATTAAAGGAACAATGGGGGCAGCTATGTCCCAAGTAAAAAGAAAAATGGGAAAAGATGTCGTATCTAGAGGTGGTTCTACAATTGAACAGCAATTAGTCAAAATTATGGTGTTTGGGACAAATAATAAAAATTCGGTATCTGATAAAATTGTCCAATTAATTGATGCTAGAAAACTTGCTGTAAAGTATGAACGAGATGATATTTTGAAGGCCTACTTAAATGAACTACGTCTAACGCCTAATACAGTTGGTGTTAAAGCAGCATCAATTGAATTATTTGGTAATGATATGTCAAAAATCGATGCCAATGATCCAAATCAAGTGGCTCAAGTTGCCTTTATGGCCGGACTGGGTCAATCTCCTTCTGTTTATATCCAAGATTTCAATAAGAGTGGAAAGGCTCGTACTAAAACCATTCTATCTATTATGAAAGAGAATACTCTGATTAGCGAGGAAATGTATGACAAAGCTGTAGCAGTTGTTAATAGTGACAAGGAAGAATTTACCTTAAAAAGTTATAAACAAAAAGGGACACCAAAGGAATATCAAGCATATGTTTCTAAGGTAAAAGATGAGTTGAATCAGTTGAATTTACCTAAAAACATGACGATTACAGTGAAAACTTATGCCGATGGTAATCAATTGAAAGAATTACATAATATAACCATGGGAACATATCCACAGGATGATAGACTTCCAAATGGTTATATTGAGCATAAAGAAAGTTTGACAGCTATTTCTGTGATTGATTCTCAAACTGGGCATATTATTGGACTAGCCACCAACTCGGATAATCCTTTAATTCCTTATACGTCAACAAGATCATCAGGTTCGACTATTAAGCCATTACTAGATTATGCACCAGCCATCGAATATGCAGGTCTTACGCCAAGTACGATTCAAAATGGGTCATCATTTACTGTTGGTGATTGGAAAGTTAAAAATTACGGAGATGAAAATTATGGCAATGTAACAGCTTCGTTTGCATTAGGTTTATCTCTTAATACGGCAGCTGTAGAGGCTTTTCAGATGACAAACGACCAGCAAAAAAATAGTATGATGGAACCGTTTGGCTTAAATTCTTATAATCCAAATGGAGCTAGTTATACGGCTGAACAGTCTATTAATTACCCAACAAACGTTCTAGCTTTATCTTCAGCATTTAGTACGTTTGGAAATGATGGAGTCAGAGTAGAGCCGACAACTGTTAAAAGCATTCAGACAGGTTCGGAGCACATTAAATTGTCAGAGCCTGAAAGTAAACGAGCAATGAGTTCGTCAACTGCTAAAACGATGGTTAGTATGTTGAAAGAAGCAACAGGGGCAAGTGGTTCAGAGCCATATGCTGGACCTAAATATACAGGTTTTAAGCAGGATACTTACGTAATGAAATCAGGATTAAGTAATTTTGAAAGTTCTGTTCCAGATAGTAAAAACAAATCACCGGATGCACTTTTAGCCATGGCTTCACCAGAACTTTCGATTGCCACATGGATAGGCAGTCCTTCTTATGTTGACGCCACTTACGCACCGACTAGTTATCCGCATAATACGGCTAACCAAGGAAGAGTCTATTTAATGAATAGTGCTTTTAAAGTTATGATGGAAGGTAGAGAGGCTAAGAAATTTAAATTTGGAAATGAAAGATTAATAAATGATGGGCAAACTAATCAACTTATTCCAAAACTTGAAGAAATGTCAGATATTGATATGGATGATATTTCAATTGAAAATAAGGAAATAGATAAAAAAGATGAAGCGAAGTACAATTCCCTTGAAAAAGAGTATTTGAAAACAGAAGAAAAACTTAATCGAACTTATCAAGATTGA
- a CDS encoding PASTA domain-containing protein produces the protein MKTKKSKKNRKELSRRQKIVYAIYLLIIVLSFYFFFRAYRYISDIPKANNITQEEIYDLTKIGESDIKLVRALKNDAFDSWLYEANDDKVKKLKKTQGTISSVVEGNVKVSKIDDVIAGLKKNVDTISNADIEELYVLYYKKVLPKQYKKADESFQKMTVEHPEAEYKDIFALLDLLNKIYNQKGMLTVTNDDNFKKSVSLLEEINSNFTEVNKIKTLVADYDTLQEPIPDPETRLGMELDDYVSKANDYLQSSLVVTAFEQKYDELQSNLAYNKRLIKKSVEVPDLVGLTVEQALRELSKEDLNFNIRGYTNKLYRNGERVLEIQRGIETWDDDKKDKILRQEPSHLEYDFILQGSTIKLVVENNPIEKPKESTEPSSSSTSDTSTTTTSSSEETSTTTTTSSSEREQAD, from the coding sequence ATGAAAACTAAAAAATCTAAAAAGAATAGAAAAGAACTAAGCCGTAGACAGAAAATTGTTTACGCTATTTATCTACTAATTATTGTACTAAGTTTTTATTTCTTCTTTAGAGCGTATCGGTATATTAGTGATATACCAAAAGCGAATAATATCACTCAAGAAGAGATATACGATTTAACAAAAATTGGAGAGTCAGACATCAAGCTCGTCCGTGCTTTGAAGAATGATGCATTTGATTCGTGGCTCTATGAAGCAAATGATGATAAAGTCAAAAAGTTAAAGAAAACACAAGGAACTATATCAAGTGTTGTTGAGGGAAATGTTAAAGTATCAAAAATTGATGATGTTATTGCAGGCTTAAAGAAGAATGTTGATACAATTAGCAACGCTGATATTGAAGAATTGTATGTTTTATATTATAAGAAAGTATTACCAAAGCAGTATAAAAAGGCTGATGAATCTTTCCAAAAAATGACAGTTGAACATCCGGAAGCTGAGTATAAAGATATATTTGCCTTACTTGATTTATTAAATAAAATTTATAATCAAAAAGGGATGTTGACTGTTACTAATGACGATAACTTTAAAAAATCTGTCAGTTTGTTAGAAGAGATAAATAGTAATTTTACTGAAGTGAATAAAATAAAAACGTTGGTTGCTGACTACGATACATTACAAGAACCGATACCTGATCCTGAAACGAGACTAGGTATGGAATTAGATGATTATGTTTCTAAAGCGAATGATTACTTGCAATCCAGTTTAGTTGTTACGGCGTTTGAACAAAAATATGATGAGCTTCAGTCTAATTTAGCTTACAATAAAAGGTTAATTAAAAAGTCAGTTGAAGTTCCTGATTTGGTTGGATTAACTGTTGAGCAAGCTCTAAGAGAATTAAGTAAAGAAGATTTAAATTTTAACATTCGAGGTTATACAAATAAATTATATAGAAATGGTGAAAGAGTTCTGGAGATTCAAAGAGGTATAGAAACATGGGATGATGATAAAAAGGATAAAATTTTACGTCAGGAACCGTCTCATTTAGAATATGATTTTATTCTCCAAGGTTCCACTATTAAGTTGGTAGTTGAAAATAATCCAATTGAAAAACCAAAGGAATCAACTGAACCAAGTAGCAGTTCAACATCTGATACCTCAACAACTACCACTAGTAGCAGTGAAGAAACATCAACTACTACTACGACAAGTAGCAGTGAACGTGAACAGGCAGATTAA
- a CDS encoding helix-turn-helix domain-containing protein → MIILDYTVDIQNALIYIEENLYNEISLEKLSKEVGLSQFHFQRIFKKQLNCGVYKYIQTRRISNASLLLLNSNLKIIDIALISGFSSQEAFSRTFKLHYQLPPRQYRIQFKKLFRRKLEMDELKIKGWLVSGSNFDKYDVTMDHTIFHSGTKSVKLSRKDSLYTEDFITIMQQVNAKNYINKRIRFSGYFKTKEVDGWGGLWVRIDGKQFEQLKFDNMQNRPIVGTNEWNYYSSVLDVSKEAEVLNIGFLLQGEGELWADDFCLEIVSKDVETTDFDSADSHPDEPQNLSFME, encoded by the coding sequence GTGATAATATTGGATTATACAGTGGATATTCAAAATGCGTTGATCTATATTGAAGAGAATTTGTACAATGAAATTTCTTTGGAAAAACTTTCTAAAGAAGTAGGATTATCTCAATTTCATTTTCAAAGAATCTTTAAAAAGCAGTTAAATTGTGGTGTATATAAATATATTCAAACAAGGCGTATATCTAATGCTTCATTACTTTTATTAAATAGTAATTTAAAAATAATTGATATTGCTTTGATTAGTGGATTTTCTTCACAAGAAGCATTCTCAAGAACGTTTAAATTACATTATCAATTGCCTCCTCGTCAGTATAGAATCCAGTTTAAAAAACTATTTAGGAGGAAACTAGAGATGGATGAATTAAAAATTAAAGGTTGGCTTGTTTCTGGTAGTAATTTTGATAAGTATGATGTAACCATGGATCATACTATCTTTCATAGTGGAACTAAATCGGTCAAACTTAGTCGAAAAGATAGTTTATATACTGAAGATTTTATAACAATTATGCAACAGGTGAATGCTAAAAACTATATCAACAAACGAATTAGATTTAGTGGGTATTTCAAAACCAAAGAGGTTGATGGTTGGGGTGGTCTCTGGGTAAGAATTGATGGAAAACAGTTTGAGCAGCTGAAGTTTGATAATATGCAAAATAGACCTATTGTTGGAACTAACGAATGGAATTATTACTCATCAGTGTTAGATGTTAGTAAAGAAGCAGAGGTGCTAAATATCGGATTTTTATTGCAGGGTGAAGGAGAACTTTGGGCAGATGATTTTTGTTTAGAAATCGTTTCTAAAGACGTAGAGACAACTGACTTTGACAGTGCAGATTCTCATCCAGATGAACCACAAAATCTTTCTTTTATGGAATAA
- a CDS encoding LytR/AlgR family response regulator transcription factor — MKVAICDDNPSLTEKINTMLSNYNHNMFETYTYYNPTKLINQLDTESFDFFILDIEMDEMKGVDLAKNIRERGILSPIVFLTSYKEYMEEVFQVQTFDYLLKPPSEDRMNQVLDKLIQHIGKYENYFVFSINKVTHKVPTKEIVYFEKDKRQVIIHTTNETYKPYMSTNQVNEQLDADFVQIHSSFIINCSFIKELGNNFLLLNFKGEFIEIPISRRFKASSHENIVMSMRGKI; from the coding sequence TTGAAAGTTGCTATTTGTGATGACAATCCATCACTAACAGAAAAAATAAATACCATGCTGTCTAATTATAACCACAATATGTTTGAAACATATACATACTACAACCCAACTAAATTAATCAACCAACTTGATACAGAGAGTTTTGATTTTTTTATATTAGATATAGAAATGGATGAAATGAAAGGAGTCGATCTTGCGAAAAATATCCGTGAACGTGGAATCCTATCACCTATAGTATTTTTGACAAGTTACAAGGAATATATGGAAGAAGTTTTTCAAGTTCAAACATTTGATTACTTACTAAAGCCCCCGTCTGAAGATAGAATGAACCAAGTTTTAGACAAACTAATTCAACATATAGGTAAGTATGAAAATTATTTTGTCTTCTCCATAAACAAAGTAACTCATAAAGTGCCCACAAAAGAGATTGTGTATTTTGAAAAAGACAAAAGGCAGGTCATCATTCATACAACTAATGAAACTTATAAACCATATATGTCTACAAATCAAGTGAATGAACAACTGGATGCTGACTTCGTTCAGATTCACTCTTCATTCATAATAAACTGCTCTTTCATAAAGGAATTGGGGAATAACTTTCTTTTGTTAAACTTCAAGGGCGAATTCATCGAAATACCGATTAGTAGAAGATTTAAAGCATCTTCACATGAGAACATCGTAATGTCCATGAGAGGTAAAATATAA
- a CDS encoding GHKL domain-containing protein — MKNEYSGSNQVSEAAITSSVIILNVCVIFLYKITIEHQKQKYDISLNKKNIESEYRILNEIKKNRTNVLKLKHDLKNQYLIILGLIENEELPEAIDYIKSSFDILEPSTKTYASDGVLNYLLNEKLAEAEKNQINVDHQIFISKNIRINNDVLTIVIGNIIDNAIQASMRIGPNNRQLNIVIKQFNNDLLVEVSNNFNPEEVSTRIHRKNEGLGMKNIDGLLQQIGGIYRHWTEENKYFVTVIIFNVYQKK; from the coding sequence ATGAAAAATGAATACTCTGGAAGCAACCAAGTATCAGAAGCCGCAATTACCAGTAGCGTCATTATATTAAACGTTTGTGTAATATTTTTATACAAAATAACAATAGAGCATCAAAAACAAAAATATGACATATCACTCAACAAGAAAAATATTGAATCTGAGTATAGAATTCTAAATGAAATAAAAAAAAATAGAACTAACGTTTTAAAACTAAAACACGATTTAAAAAACCAATACTTAATAATACTTGGACTTATTGAAAATGAAGAACTACCTGAAGCTATAGACTACATTAAGAGCAGTTTTGATATTTTGGAACCTTCTACCAAAACCTATGCTTCAGACGGTGTTTTGAATTATTTATTAAACGAAAAACTTGCAGAAGCAGAAAAAAATCAAATAAATGTTGATCATCAAATTTTTATCTCTAAAAACATTAGAATTAACAACGATGTTTTAACGATTGTAATTGGAAATATCATCGATAACGCTATTCAAGCATCTATGAGAATCGGCCCTAATAATAGGCAACTCAACATTGTAATCAAGCAGTTTAATAATGATCTCCTAGTAGAAGTATCAAACAACTTTAATCCCGAAGAAGTATCCACAAGAATTCATAGAAAAAATGAAGGATTAGGAATGAAAAATATAGATGGTCTTTTGCAACAAATCGGAGGAATATATCGCCATTGGACTGAAGAAAATAAATACTTTGTGACAGTGATCATTTTTAATGTTTACCAAAAAAAATAA
- a CDS encoding accessory regulator AgrC: MMNKNENVINDEKVNIFKYEMSKIKSTWSKVFLITIVIQLLSFMFFSVVGKFDGSSDTISSFQGIIALSNTVTMCGISIYGAVLLRKELVRFYIGDQRNRTFLFPVDRKDLIMKKTSSFFTIILTSFGSALFVSFIVEVVLNLFLKFDSSNIIFEMYLGFVVIVTSCILLFLILILSELISIWKQSEITTVITAVVLMLMFSNFSAMGLMNFPTVTFVSSVMMGLLFSWIFIEFSKTLNKMEVY, encoded by the coding sequence ATGATGAACAAAAACGAAAACGTGATTAATGATGAAAAGGTAAATATATTTAAGTATGAAATGTCTAAAATCAAAAGCACCTGGTCTAAAGTTTTTTTAATCACAATAGTGATTCAATTACTATCATTTATGTTCTTTTCTGTAGTGGGGAAATTTGATGGTAGTTCTGATACCATATCTTCTTTCCAGGGAATAATTGCTCTATCTAATACAGTTACGATGTGCGGAATATCTATTTATGGAGCAGTGCTTCTGAGAAAAGAGTTAGTAAGATTCTATATAGGCGATCAAAGAAATAGAACGTTCTTGTTTCCAGTAGACAGGAAAGATCTAATCATGAAAAAAACAAGTTCATTTTTCACTATTATTTTAACCAGCTTTGGTAGTGCACTCTTCGTTTCATTTATTGTAGAAGTGGTATTAAACTTATTTTTGAAATTTGATAGTTCAAATATAATCTTTGAAATGTATCTTGGTTTTGTAGTGATTGTAACAAGTTGTATCTTATTATTTTTAATTTTGATATTATCAGAATTAATATCAATTTGGAAACAATCAGAAATTACTACTGTAATAACAGCAGTGGTTCTTATGTTAATGTTTTCTAATTTCTCTGCAATGGGGTTGATGAATTTTCCAACTGTTACTTTTGTATCATCTGTGATGATGGGTTTGCTGTTTTCTTGGATATTTATAGAGTTTTCTAAGACACTAAATAAAATGGAAGTATATTAA
- a CDS encoding ABC transporter ATP-binding protein, with protein sequence MQTIKINNLHKNLSDSFNLIVNDLNLEVGKIYGLVGPNGAGKTTLMKCLCGLLRPDDGMFEIDDEKVEVADSKILSQVGTNFVNSDSLKGFSLEDIYNDHVFYYGLNNLITIEKLLDEVGLSVNKKMKFNTMSLGMKQRFLLGLSTVHNPSLVLLDEPFNGLDPDGVDLFIENVRSLSKGRVLIVSSHVLRDMETFLDDVIFIERGKVLKAKPMHEIRNEYKEGLKDYYDEQKRKRD encoded by the coding sequence GTGCAAACAATTAAAATAAATAATTTACATAAAAACTTAAGTGATTCGTTCAATTTAATCGTTAACGATTTGAATTTAGAGGTTGGCAAGATTTACGGGTTGGTTGGGCCAAATGGGGCAGGTAAAACAACTTTAATGAAGTGTTTGTGCGGACTGCTAAGGCCTGATGACGGTATGTTTGAAATAGATGACGAGAAAGTAGAGGTAGCAGATTCAAAAATCTTATCTCAAGTTGGAACAAACTTCGTTAATTCAGATAGTTTAAAGGGATTTAGTTTAGAAGATATTTATAATGATCACGTATTTTATTATGGATTAAATAATTTAATTACAATTGAAAAGCTTTTGGATGAAGTAGGTTTAAGTGTGAATAAAAAAATGAAATTTAATACAATGTCATTAGGAATGAAACAGAGATTTCTGTTGGGGCTATCAACGGTACATAATCCTTCATTGGTTCTTTTAGATGAGCCATTCAATGGTTTGGACCCTGATGGTGTGGATCTATTTATAGAGAATGTAAGATCCTTGTCGAAAGGAAGAGTGCTAATCGTAAGTAGCCATGTATTGAGAGATATGGAAACTTTTCTCGATGATGTAATCTTTATTGAAAGAGGGAAAGTTTTGAAGGCCAAGCCAATGCATGAAATAAGAAATGAGTATAAAGAGGGGTTGAAAGATTATTATGATGAACAAAAACGAAAACGTGATTAA
- a CDS encoding ABC transporter permease has translation METMKTHGNKSIIKELFALIKWSLLRHKSLLPVFTLTQAFLSVAIVYGLALLIPDVDKETAVYLSSGATTLGIIAVGCVLAAQIISTAKQDGIVSYQRTLPVSRINILIADFLIWGMASLPGVFMSFLAAYFRFGVKINFSIEAIIILILIQLCMISIGFVLAYWLSPNVVGLATQIIMIGGLLFSPITYPTERLPSGLVSFFEFLPFVPSSNLIRAMFYGQGTVNVSNILIICFWLILTTSLSLTSLSRRD, from the coding sequence ATGGAGACGATGAAAACTCACGGAAATAAATCAATAATTAAAGAATTATTTGCATTAATAAAATGGAGCTTGTTAAGACACAAATCTTTACTACCTGTTTTCACTTTAACTCAAGCCTTTTTATCAGTAGCGATAGTTTATGGGTTAGCTTTACTCATACCTGATGTAGATAAAGAAACAGCAGTCTATTTATCATCTGGAGCTACTACCCTTGGAATTATTGCAGTTGGGTGCGTACTTGCTGCTCAAATAATAAGTACTGCTAAACAAGATGGAATTGTAAGCTATCAAAGAACTTTGCCTGTTTCAAGGATTAACATTTTGATTGCTGATTTTCTGATTTGGGGAATGGCCTCTCTTCCAGGAGTGTTTATGTCATTCTTAGCAGCGTACTTTAGATTTGGAGTTAAAATTAACTTTTCTATAGAAGCAATAATAATTCTTATATTAATTCAATTGTGCATGATTTCAATAGGTTTTGTATTAGCTTATTGGTTATCTCCAAATGTTGTTGGATTGGCAACTCAGATCATTATGATAGGTGGACTGCTGTTTTCTCCTATTACATACCCTACGGAGAGATTGCCTTCAGGTTTAGTAAGCTTTTTTGAATTTTTACCATTTGTTCCATCCAGTAATTTGATAAGGGCAATGTTTTACGGACAAGGAACTGTTAACGTTAGCAACATTTTAATAATTTGTTTTTGGCTAATATTAACAACTTCACTGTCACTTACTTCACTGTCAAGAAGGGATTGA